The genomic window AGGCTACATCTTGACGAAACTCCTACACCCTGAGCTGAAACTACCTTGCCATGGGCTTGGTTCCACCCCTGCTGCAAATAATCCTACGTGCGTGCATGCCATTGCCATTGATCTACGTATAGCAACGACACCGCACGTACATACGTATGACTAATTAATTTATAGTATTAGGATAATTATTTCTTCTACTGTACAAACATGCATGAATGCGCATGCTAgctagatagatagatatacACGTGAATCCGGTAACAGTAGTAGAGTACTTCCTCCATCTTAAAATATAGGAcgtattaggatttgaaaaaGTTAAACTTCGTAAATTTCAATtaacaattaattaaattatacacatattTTAATGTACAAAAGTTGTATCAATTAATAGATCCATATTTCATAGATCTTTTAATACGATATTGATTtcgtagcaattgataatatattataaattaaattaatgatcaaaataTACTTTCAAAGATTTATTCAAATTCTAATACGCCCTATATTTGGAACGGATAGAGTACTTGGTTGTGGAATTAATGAGTGTACATACGTGCTAATAACACTATATAACAGCAGCCTTAAAAAGGTAGAGATTATAAATACCCGCAATTGCATCTCTTATTTTTCAACCACCATCCTAGGTCGTTGGATCGACTACAACCACCTTATGATCCAAGTCCTTAACATATAATTAAGTAGTTGTATATTTTGATCTATCCCTTATTATTAGGTCATATATATGAGGGTGAGTGCAAAATAAGTTGGTTCCAAGCACTTGGTCAAAAAGAGCAATGTATATATACTGATTAATGAATTAGACAagctcagattttttttttgcaacgtAGATGCCCGTGTTTATATACAGAAATTAGTGACTTAGCTAGCTAGGTCATTTAATTAAATCCCTTCAAAGCACACAATTATTGGATAATTAAGACAAATCAGCCTttgcaaatttaatttgatcCCTTGAAAATTGCATGCCCTGGCCGGCGTACATTTTCCAGCTACTACCAGCAAGGTACATTGTACTAGTGCCCATGAACTGTGCTTGGCGTGTAAAATTTGTGATGAAGCTAGCGAGACATGTCTTGGGTTGTACCTTTAGTAAGCATGGAAGATAATGCTCCGGAGACATACCTTTCAGAAAAATATAGCCGTAAAATGCGTGGTTATTTATTTGTTGAATAAATAtagtaaattttttttagatgaatatatagtttgtttggcagagttttagctctaaaaattcttaaaactaAGTATTTCTATCTTTAGGAATTTGTAAAGCTCGAGATGTTAGTACACTAGAATATTTGAGTGAactattttatttctattttagactaaaaatatatattcttaatttattttatttttatttaaaatcttAAAAATCTAATAACAGGAGAGGGTTAGGCTTGCTATAGTAAAGGGTGGGGCCAGGAATGGAGTGCGTCTGGTTTCGTGATAGGCAAGTTAGGTGGCCAGAAGATTCGTGGTGGGCCCGCGATCACCGGCCGTCCCCTCCTCCTCATCTGTCAATCACGCGCCGTCCTTTCGACTCTGTTCATTGATCTTCTCTCACCGGCCCATCCAATCAAATCAAAAACTAATTAGTCGAATCTAGCACACAGAAAGGATGCATCGATTTAATTAGTCGAAAATTAATTATGCAGCGAATCAAAATCTAATCACCGCTGCGGGATCATATCATATCGATCGCCATGTGCTTCGCTCTAGCTACTACGTACTATAGTGAATGAACTACTAAATAAATGGAGTGATAGGAAATATATTATAACTATTTTCTCCAAATGAGTGGCGTTTTAACCCTAGCATATCCATTGGATGATTTCCCGATTACTATATATTTCACTATTTCTTTTTGCTAAGTATGCATCATACGGTGTAAAGGCCGAAAAAGCTACTTtgtattattaaaaaattattttctccaAGTATATATAGGGCCACACGGTAGGAGTTAAATAtcagctatatatatgtgtgttaaCTTCCATGAAGTACTTTTCAGTGCTAAAAATATGCGTGCAACTTGACAGAAATATTTTACTGGATGTGTCGGGCCTGTCGGCTCTAATCACTGGATCAGTATACCAGCTATTTCACATTAAATTATTGGACAACTAacttattattattttgatgCAGTAACTAAATTACAGTACTCCGCAGCTAGTACGTGCAACATTGATTAATTATTTGGTACAACGCGGCTAGCTAGCTAGAATACGTATCAAGAATTTCTCTTCAATGGTAATTAAAGTAGTGCTCCTAGATAGCTTGGAATATATCTACCCATTCGGTGCATGCCGGTGTACCTTATTTTCCTTACACTACGAAGCTCCTTAGACCTAAAAAACGGAACTACCGAATTAGAAAGGTAGCTATGCGTCCTAATTAAAAAATCCTTTAATTCATCACTACATTACACTAATACTGGTATTTAAATGTACCAGTATATATTGGCTAGGTAAACAGCTATCGACGAGCTCGAAGGAGCATaaccatatatatattatgGATCACTAATTCAGTACTACTAGTAGTGTAGAAAAGAGTGTAGTATGCAATGacaatttttctttatttttgttcACAGTGAACGGGCATGTACATATATCCTTGACCAACTTTTCCCAAACAACGAAGCTTATATATAAAATCAAAGTTAGTGCCTAGTGTAGCACTAGTATTATAGGGATACCACCCCGGACACGCCAAGACACGATCTAGCAACTGGCAAGAGACGGCACACATAAAGGTTAGCTTTTGCAGTCTGGGGTGAAGTTACACTAGCCTATCGGAATGCACtggcataaaaaaaaaaaactcagttATTACAGATTCACTTTCATCTCTTATGCAccatataattttaaatatagCTTTTGATATTTTAAAGTGTGCACTTAGCTCTTTAAAGCTCTAGCTTCGCTCCGGTTAATTTGCAGTGACAGTGCAAGAAACTGGAAACTAATTAAGCTTGTATTGGTGGAGATAGGAATTGGAAAGAATGGAAGCAGCGTCTATACGTCTCATGCATGACGATCCAACACTAcctaaaagtttttttttcgcttccatgcatgcatctgcTGCACCGTACCATATACGTCTCATGCGTAACGATCATACATATACGTCTCGTCCTTTGTTTTGTGTTGGTGATTGTTAACGGTCCCGACTTAATTCACCTTAGCTTGGTGGTGATTTGTGATGGATGACAGTTCATGTTATCGGTGACGGGagctagaaaaaaattaagacaAGGGAGGCATCCAATGGATTGTATGTCgctcttttgagcaaaaatctaaatattatatttgtcaaaatagataatatatcggtatatttataaatctagtaCATGTATTCAACACCTTAAACACCGAAAAATCGATTTTGCTACTTGAGACATCGAAAAACGATAGATCCAACCTATATTCGATACCTGAGGAGCCGAATACAGTACTGTTCACTAGACAACGATAGTCGTAGTATGTTGCCTCCCGTATGTGTGCGTCGATGCCCGCATCGTAAGTGCCTCTGCACGGATTCATGGTTCAGAGGTCGCGTCATCCCGCACcgtcgcctccacctcctcttgCGTCGTCGCCGCCCGTGGAAGCAGAGGCAGGGATTCGCGTGGCCAAGATGGATTTGGGCGACAGCAGCCTAGATCCGCGTGAGTCGTGCGCGAGGCGACACGTCGACTAGGCGTGATGCCGCCAGAGATCCCCTCTTCCCTGGCTGATCTTCCtccccgtctctctctctcttggtgaaTCTAGGTAAATAAGTATTTTAGGGTATAATCACTTAATCTCTAAATGATATGCTATAATCACTTAATCTCTTTAACATCATTAAAATAAAGGTATAGAGTGGAAATATTACACAAATATCTTAAAACTACGGTCaattttttctatcaaaaaaagaacaaatattGTGAGAAACAGATGGGGCAAACTATATAGTATGTACCAGATGGAGGAATATATTTGTGCAATAAATTAAGTAATGAAATGAGTAATCAATTTGACACTAGTACACTAGCCCGAGTGCGAGAGTGAAATAAATACGCAGCTCTCCCAGCTAACCCCTCGCAAGCAAACCAAGGATCTTATCGGAggtctctctttctctcacacACACTGAAAAGGCCACCGGCCGGGCCCCAAAAGAGAAGCCAAGAGAAGACGAGGAAGAGCAAACTAAGCTTAATTGGTAACAGCAAAGAGAGCCAAGAAGTCGGAGCTAGCTGCTGCATCTTTGATTCTTGGTCATGGCCGGGGACGGTGTAGGCGCCGGCGACGCTTGGCCCTTGTCCGCCGACGCGTACGCCGACTCCTCGGCAATATTCTCGGAGCTCGGATACTGGGTCGCCGGGCTCGACGGCTTCGGCGGGGAGCTGCCGCCGCTGGATCCGCCGGAGGCTACACCGCCGCCGGCCTCGGAGGCGGTGGAGACGCCTACCGGGTCTGTGTCGGTTGACGGTGGCGCGTCATCGAGCTCCACCGACGAAGGCGCAGCGCAGGAGGACGCCGACGTGAAGCCAGCCACCGCGACGGAGGCAGCGTAAGTGCTTCAACTACTGGCTACTCTGATCTgcgttttttttcctttctccctCTAACTCCGGCGAGCACCAGCGTGAGTGGCAAAACCGTAATTGCCACTTTGATTAACGAAATTGCACATTTcgtctctttcttttttctatataGATCAATTTCTGCGTATTTGTTTTTGTATttgttgtaattttgttttgccACGGTGGCCTGTTCGTGGACGTGGCATGTTATTGCGCGTCGTTTGGAATGGAGGGGCAATTCCGTAAATATTCATGGGATGGAGGGAGATAAATTATTCGCGTCGGACGTTGCGCCGGGATTCGCGCGCCACTAATTTAACATCCGCCACTAATAAGCCACGCGgtttttccttctctctcttttcataCGGATTTGCAATATGCAATATGCATTCTAGCCTTCAATCCAAAACCTAATTAAACAGATGCACGATAGAGCCAAGTTCCTGCTTTTCATAATTAGAACATACTCCTATATATGTTGAATCATATGTAGTAAGTATATAATTCATGATCTAGCTTCATGCATGCGGCTAATTTGACTTTAACTAAAGACTAAATAGTAACCCATAAATTATATTGGTGCTAAGTGCTACCTAATAACAGCAATATATAAATGTATATGTGCAGGAGCAGGCCTCCGCCGGGGAAGAAGGGGCTGAAGCGTGCGCGGCAGCCGCGGTTCGCGTTCATGACCAAGAGCGACATCGACCACCTCGAGGACGGATACCGCTGGAGGAAGTATGGCCAGAAGGCCGTCAAGAACAGCCCCTTCCCAAGGTGTGTATGTATACAATGAGTCCATTCTACGCATACGTAGTTACTATTTACACTACGTACATTACAATCGTATgttcaaaaatatataattacaaTCTAGATCGGTCTACGCACGGTGAGAAAGTGAATATGTATACGTGCATGAATGAATGAAGGAATATCTATACATGCAGGAGTTACTATCGGTGCACCAACAGCAAGTGCACGGTGAAGAAGCGCGTGGAGCGCTCCTCCGACGACCCCTCCGTCGTCATCACCACCTACGAGGGCCAGCACTGCCACCACATCGTAACCTTCCCGCGCGCCCACCTCCAcgccggcgccgccctcgcTGGACACATGGCCTTCTCCGCGCACCACCTCTACAGCAACGACGACGACCACCTACCGGCGTTGCAGCTCCCCCTGGCTCAGAACGCTCTCGCCTGCAGGCCGGCGATGTCACCGTCATCGTTGCTGCGGCCGTTGCACCGCAACAAGGAGCTCCAGGAGGCAAGCGCGTACCCGCTGTCGATGGCTTCCGTGTCGACGCAGTCATCGGCGATGACGGCGGTATCGTCGCCACCGGCTAGTGTTCCGATTGTCGACGAGGGGCTTCTTGACGACATGGTGCCGCCGGCAATGAGGCATGGATAGATGATGCACCAGTTAATAATTCTCGGTTAGTACTGCAATTAAGTATGTCAGTTAATACTAGTAGTTACGTATTTTCATCGATCGATGGATCATATCTGTTGTTGCTTCTGATTGGGCAGAGAGAAGAATtgatatatacacatatatagggTTGATATATATTAAGCATGCCAATAGCAGGCAGCCTAGGAAAAAATATTGGTTACACAAGGTTATCGTTCTAAACTCTActgattaattaattaatgcagTTAATCATGGAATTAATATCATTACGCAGTATAGTTCAGAAATTTTTTTGTCCTTCATGTTTCATGCAAATTCTGATTTGTGAAAGTGTAATCATAGTTTTGCACTGTGATGTTGTGCAAGCAAGATTAAATTTTCCATGGTTAATTACCCACTTACATATTCTGTTGTCCGGTAAGAGATACTCCATATAGTTTTGTTCTTCTACTTGAAAGTGAAGGCATCTCAATTGGAGTagcatcttctttttcttcctcggATGTATAACGGACATGTCTGCATGCATAAAGTTGCACGCACATATCATATGAATGCAACTTTGCATCCTTGGGCCTTTCGGGATTTTGCAACTAGCTACTACAAACTCGAATGTTATGTCAAATCTTGTGTGAACACGGAATGTTCAGTGTTCACATGCAGGTGCTGTACGTGTTCCAATTTGCGAATCTGAGTTTTGTTATccaaaaagtttgaaaaattgGAAGTATATTTTGCCGCTGAACGTACACtttttgaggaagaagaacaaaaatgAGCTTACGTTTTGTTAGATTTCACAGATTACTGTCATGCGTGCTACCATAGCTATTAAGGAGGGTGGAGAGGGAGGCTCAAGCTAGAGGAAGGGAGATGGGCTGAGTGGTCTGGAGCGGGTGGCGAGAGCGCGCCGGCCTAGTACGCGATATCCTTCGGCCGAGTGGACCCGTTAGAGCCATGTTAAAAGAGGCATGAGGGCGAGAAAGAGAGGGTAAGATGTAACAGAATATTGAAACTCATCTGAATTCTCTGAACTTTGTCTGAAAACTCTCCTCCGCATCTTATTCTCTTCGCTGGATTCTTCTTCTTTACCTCCCGACCATTATTTGATGGATTGGTCGATGACATTTGATATTAGAGCTATCaaccactacgtgaaaaagtTATTAGGAATGAATGATATACCCGTCATTCTTATCATATcactaatgaggtcattagtAATAGGTCATGACcgtgactcgtcactgatgttcagtcaatagtgacgggtactgaacatgagtgacgggttgtaattttgatccgtcactaattaccgATCATCAACTGTGATCTGTCATTATTGACtaaatattagtgacggattgtaatcttgactcgtcactaacgACCGatcatcatttttctttttcttttttgacaaaaataagtcaaaaaaatatttttttcatctgagCCATTCCAACGCATGTTCATcctatatgcctcacaagccatacttttttcacattattttcaaatttgcgTTCTTTGGTAATCGAACCTACGACCTCCTCCTCACGTGTGTAGCCATCTTACcaccaccttaccacctctacTATCATATAGttatgataaaaattagatattttatccttttaaccttctttaccAAAGTTTATTAGTAACGCGTCGTaaccatgatccgtcactaatgactaattttgctaaagttcGTCGAGGATTATAATTTtgctaaatgatcttaaataaaaaattgtcaactacaaagctATAGATCTCGCCGAGTTTTaaaatgttcatataaagtttgtcttcatccgatTCCGTATAAAAAAGTTTGTGTCTAACTCGtgcagtgttcagtaaaacagccataacttttacatatggAGTCTAATTTCTACGTTTTACCTCTACTTTCAAAGCTAACGAGCAGTCGCATTGAAAAAATACACTTCTTTAGACTTATACCTTTCTCTACCCAAAAAGGCTCAGAAGACCCTCGACAGGACCTTTGGAATTTTTTGTCGAAAATTAAATTTCTTCAATTTGCCTGAAAATTTTTgaagacatagtgctacatctgaaagttagtgctacatagacgtttcatcaatccgagttaccaaactcacgataaaaatatttgaatttgcaaTTTCAACCTTTATGACCCTATGTGTATCTTTTTCAATAATTCCTACCAGTTTTACACTATATCTAACACTTTAGTTTATGGTCTCGTGTGTGGTTCGTTCGATagtctttatatatttatttatgtatctatatggcttcaaataaaaaagtgatctactacaaagttatagaccTAGTCGaggactacaattttcatataaaattttttctcatctgagttagtatataaaagttatgattttttaccCAACCAACAATGACTCAAGATCTaaagagtcattagtgacgggtcagcCAATCAACATCAGAACATCTCTAGGAGCTCTCACAGCTTCATCAGTGACAATTTTGCACTTATTGTTGGGTCGTCGCCGCAGATTCAGTCCCTTGACTGTTAGAGTTGCTGATGGAAGGTTCATGTGCTATGATCAAGAAATGGCTGATTGCGAGTGGTGGGTGCAAGGAGTTTCTTTCAGAACCAATTTGAAGGTGTTGCCATTGGGAATGTATGCTGTTATTTTGGGGATGGAATGGTTGGAGGCTCACAGCCCAATGACAGTACACTGGGGGCAGGAACTACATTCTTTTGAGCACCAAGGGCAATTGGTCACTCTCCGAGGCAATCAAGCTAGAATGGAAGGTACTTGCAACATGATTTCTGCCTAGGAGTTGCAAAATCTGATGAAACATGGAGCTGTGATGGGAGTGATTCATCTGTTCAGTGATGAAGCTAAGGCTCAGGAGGCTATTTTGCCATCTGAAATTACTAAACTGTTGCAGGACTTGTTCTCTGAACCGAAGGAATTACCTCCACAGAGGGTTTCTGATCATACTATGCCCCTTGCACCGAGGGCCATGCCAGTGAATTTGAGGCCTTATCGCTATAGCCCTGCCCAATAAGATGAGATTGAGTGTCAGGTGGTTGGAATGCTTAAGCAAGGAGTGATCAAGATGAGTAATAACCCATTTGCTTCACCTGTATTGCTAGTGCAGAAGAAAGACAACACATGGTGTTTCTGTGTGGACTATTAAGGGTGGTAGTGGGCAGAGTTGGGTCAGGGCCCTGTGGATTTCAGACCCAGCAATGGTGGGTTCGGGTGTAAAAATTGTCCCGTGGGCTATCAGGTCGGAGCCTCGATCTGAGTTAGGTTCAGGTCTGGGTTTATTTTTACACCCACGGGTGCCCACGGGTCTCGAAATCCCGGGCGTACACGCGTTCAATCCTCCACCCGCTTCCAGTCGATCAACGCGTACACATGTCATGGCAAGTGTGTGGATGCGCCTGGTCCCCTCTTTCGCCTGCCCGTGCGAGGCTCAAGGCGGGCATCCGCCGCTCCTCTTGGCTGTTGTTCCTCAAAAACTACAGCACCAAATACGAGATGTCATATCCTGCACAGCCCTCTCTGGCTCCCTCCATCCCCGCACTTGCGTGAAGATGTCCTCCGCCATTGTACCAGCTTGCAATGCATGTCTCTCCTCCTGTCTTCCGCTCTTTTTCAATAGCCGCTCGCTGTCGCCGCAACCCAACCACCTGATGTCGTCTCTGCCCAGCGGCTCACTGTCACATCACCTGGGAAGCCTAACGTCTTCTCTATCCAGCTGCTCACCGTCGCATCGCCTGGACCGCCCAACGCCGTTACCACCCAACGTCTCACCGTCATAATGCCTGGGATGCCCGATGCCGTTAGAGTGTCTGGGAAGCCCGACACCGTCGCCGCACCTGGGCCACCCAGTTGCTCATAGTCCCAGTGCCTGGGCCACCCGACACCATCACCATGTTGTCACCATGACAGATATAGATCTAGCACCGGCCGGCCTCTCCTCCCCAAGTCTCGGGTCCCCGATGGGTCTTGGATCCTCGTCGGGGGTGGTCCGGGATTGGTTTTGCACTCGATAAGCATTTTGGGTCCACATCGGGTTTGTTGTCTCGTGTTTTGGGTCGGATACGTTCTCGCTCCACTCGCCCTGACCCGACCCATTGCCACCCCTATGGACTACTTATGGTTGAATGAGGTaacaatggaaaaaagataCCCATTACTCATCATGGACGAGATATTAGATGAGTTGGTGCTAGCATATTCTCTAATCTAGATACGAGGGATGGATACCATCAGATATGTATGAATCTGGCAGATGAGTGTAAAATAGCATTGAAACCCCACATGGGGCACTATGAGTTCAGGGTTATAGCCTATGGCCTTACTGGGGCACCTGCAACCTTCCAAAGTGGAATGAACAATATTTTGGTGCCATTGCTGAGGAAAGGGGTGTTAgtttttattgatgatatcctaatcTACAGCTGCAACTTGGAGGAGCATGTTAAGATGCTTAGGCAAGTTTTTTAGATTTTGGCAGCAAAACAGTTGAAGATCAAAAGTTCCAAATGTGCTTTTGCTCAGAAGAGTCTCACTTATTTGGGGCATATCATTAGTTCACAAGGGGTGGGAACCAATGACAAAATCATACATGCTGTGTTGAATTGGCCAATACCCTCTACTGTGAAGGAAGTGAGGGTATTTTTGGGAATTGATGGGTACTACAGGAAGTTTATTACGAATTTTGGCTTGATCAGTCATCCACTAAATTACTGAAGAAACACTCGGTCTTTCATTGGGGATCAACTCAACAGGAAGCATTTGAAGCTCTGAAGAAGGCCTTGGTCACTGCACCTGTCTTGGCATTGCCAAACTTCTCGAAGCAATTTGTTGTTGAGACTGATGCTTTAGATTCTGGGATTAGGGAGATACTCATGCTAGAAGATCACCCAGTTGCATTTCTCAGCAAGGCATTAGGTCCTCGCAATCGAGGCTTGTCCACATATGAAAAAGAGGGGCTAACTATACTGTTGGCCGTCGAGTGATGGCATCCTTACCTGCAGAATGGGGAGTTTTTAATCCGAACTGACCAAATAAGCTTAGTGCATCTTGATGACCAACAACTTGTCACACCACTGCAGCAGAAGATCATGATCAAGTTGTTGGGGCTACAATTTCGATTGGTTTATAAGAAGGGTTGGAAAGCAAGTTGGCCTATGCTCTATCAAGGTGCTTCACTTCGTCAACTTCTGAACTGGTGGCAATCTCCACGGTGGTACTAGTGTGGTTGGAAGCCATATCAAAGGGATATGAAGCTGATCAGGTAACTTAGAAAATTCTGACACAACTAACAGTGAATTGTGCTTCTATGAAGGGGTTCCAACTCATGGATTGGGGGTACTTCGGTATAATGGACTCATGTGAGTTGGCAACAACACTAGTTCAGAATTCTATTCTATCTGCCCTACACTCTAGCGCAGTTGGCGGGCACTCGGGGTTCCAGGTCACTTATGCAAGGGCAAGGAAATCTTTTGCTTGGCCGGGCATGAAGCGAAATGTTCAACAATTTGTGGCAAACTGCACTGGTTGCCTGCAAGCCAAGAGTGAACATGTGCGCTATCCCGGACTCCTCCAGTCAATCCTAATCCCTAGCTCGGCCTGGCAAGTTTTTTTTGTCCCTGGACTTCATTGAGGGATTGCCTCGGTCTGTTGGGATTGCTCTGGCTGGCGGGAGCTCAGTTGTGCATGACCACTGCCTACCATCCCCAGTCGGATGGGCAGATAGAGCGTGTTAACTAGTGCCTAGAGGGCTACCTTCGATGCTTCGTGCACACATGGTCAACTAGATGGTATTCATGGCTCTCATTGGTAGAATTCTGGTAC from Phragmites australis chromosome 14, lpPhrAust1.1, whole genome shotgun sequence includes these protein-coding regions:
- the LOC133890965 gene encoding probable WRKY transcription factor 57, which produces MAGDGVGAGDAWPLSADAYADSSAIFSELGYWVAGLDGFGGELPPLDPPEATPPPASEAVETPTGSVSVDGGASSSSTDEGAAQEDADVKPATATEAASRPPPGKKGLKRARQPRFAFMTKSDIDHLEDGYRWRKYGQKAVKNSPFPRSYYRCTNSKCTVKKRVERSSDDPSVVITTYEGQHCHHIVTFPRAHLHAGAALAGHMAFSAHHLYSNDDDHLPALQLPLAQNALACRPAMSPSSLLRPLHRNKELQEASAYPLSMASVSTQSSAMTAVSSPPASVPIVDEGLLDDMVPPAMRHG